DNA sequence from the Daphnia carinata strain CSIRO-1 chromosome 8, CSIRO_AGI_Dcar_HiC_V3, whole genome shotgun sequence genome:
GTAGCATGGGCTCCCGAATCTGCTACAGCAGCTATCCAAGAAGCCACCGCTTTGGCGGCCTCCTCGTCGAATTCCGCACCGAGCGAGAACCATAAAAAATCCAATCTCACGGGCCCATTTTTGGCATCGGGGTCGCGGGATAAAACCATCAAGATCTGGGACGTATCGACTGGCCTCTGCGTGCTGACGTTGACTGGGCACGACAATTGGGTGCGGGGCCTGGTCTTCCATCCGGGTGGCAAGTACTTGCTCAGCGCCGCTGATGACAAGACGCTTCGCGTATGGGATCTTCGTCACAGGCGGTGCCTCAAAACTCTCGAAGCTCACCAACACTTTTGCACGTCTCTGGGTATCTATTAAAAACACGCATCTTTCGTATTTATTCAACCCGTCTTTTCTCTCATTTTATCGATTTCACCATTAGATCTCCATCGTACGGCGCCCTATGTCGTGACGGGCAGTGTCGATCAGACGGTCAAAGTCTGGGAATGTcgctgaaaaacaaaagcacgcaaagagaagaagaaaaaccagcgctaacaaaacaaataccgATAAACCAGATAAAAAGCTATCAAACTAATGCGGTTATTTCATAGAACccttaaatattttcttttttttgcattctttAACTctctaaaaattaaaacaaacaaaaaaaaaagacattcaccactcttcttcttctgtgaAGTGTAAAAATCCTCCTTCAGTTCTTCTTCACAAAACATCCTCCTTttttgcagcagcagcaacacaaAGCCGGGCAGGGCGCGGTGTTCCCACCAGTGTGCCATTGTTggttctatttaaaaaaaaaaacaacaaaaacaaacaaaaaaaaaatggaaaattggaaagaaaaatatctaCACCCTCAATAGGAACAGAGATCGATCCAGAgtggatttttttgttttcattcttgcTTGAAAGCTGACGCACTTGTATCCTCTCTCGAATAACGGCGCACTATACAACTTCTTctccaacaaaaacaaacacatcaGTAATGTCGTGCATCTTTTACACAGCCTTTCAGAATAGGTCAAAAGAAAGTGTGTTTCATTCCTCCCTTCCGCGCTcccttccattttgttttgttttgtaaaatttttcccTTCACACCCGGGCCTGTACATGCTATCTCTTTAATTTTTCActcttcttaattttttcttttgttccagCACATGAAGGAATAACGGGgaaaattctttctttcattttcatgccATCATCGTTTGTTAAACGTGTAAAAATCACgaaaccttttattttttttttatttttttgtagttacattaatttttttttttgaaaacctcCCGGTTGTATCTTctgttctgttttttctttctttaggTGCGCCTggaaaaattatatttaattataattttttttgttttttcctccttttcatcGCCTTTTCGTCTGACCCTCCGCCTTTTTCCTACTCCCTCCTTGATTATTATAATTATAACGATTATTATTTTGTGGTTAAATTGTTTAGTTATCATCTCATTTACCTTAACTcaaattcaatgttttttttttccttgttgccGCTGCTGCTGTCCTTTCGGTAATACATCCACAATGTGGCAATGGTGTCGATAAAGAGGCCTGATTTTGAAATCCAAAACAGGCGATTCCTGGCTAATAgaattgaaaatctttttattgttatttttatctccctttttttttataagtaGGTACAATCAAATAATTGAAGAGGTTTCCGGGTTATGTTTAAATGAAGAGTAGAAATGTTTCAAGCGTCAAGTGGAATGGCCTGTGAGTACGTGACTGGatacaaaacatttttgcgccgagtttcttttgaaaatcgtCAAGTCTTCGTCACCATCGTCGACTTTAACGGCGCACGTGCGCATCCTAGAGACAACCGAGGAAGGATCGATAagctcctccccttttttttctacattgaCTTGATTTCACTTGATCCTCTTTTCCCAAGTAAAAAGCCTCAGTTGGAGATCTTAGCCTTTTCGATGCTCGTCACTCGACGAACCGACTTTTAGAAACAAGAAGGAGTGAAATCAGTCGTTCACCGCAACTCCGCATCTGCATCATGGATCTCACACGGAGAAGGACCAACTGCAAACCGGCTGGAGAAATGAATATTGCCACTTGCTTCGTAACTATTTCCTTCCTCCTGTGTCATCTGTCCTCCTTTCCGGCCGCTGTAATGGGTAAGTACTTTCAAaaagcattttatttaaattggaAATTCAGTGAATCGTGAACGAAATCAATCGATGACAACCGCTCGATAGGGTTGGCCCGCAAAATATGGTTCGTATTTATTAGCGTGATTTCGAGTTGTGTGCCGGAAACCTGGCGTTAGTTTTGAATTTTGCGGAAGGAAAGAACAACGATCGAAGCGGGAGATCATGGTAAGGGATTTACTGGCGTGACGTGAAACGGCAACCAATGAACAGCATCTCATCTTTTGAAATGTTAAAACGGGGAGGACCTCAAAGGCGCGTTTCATGTTGCATGGTACGCGACGAGGGAACTGAAACAAATTTCCTCAGAGTATagttttgtaatttaataCGGCAGACACGGAGAGAGCTGGAAGCAAAATGTTCGGGGAGGGGGTTACGTTTCCAAGAAAACTTGTGATCCAAGTGACGCATGGCCATATAAGCCGCGGCCGGATTCGACCGACCACCATGAAAGTAGCAAAACAATCGATTTATCATTtgtattatttcctttttttttgtttgggctTTTATAACGTGCAGTATTGTATTTGTAGGTGCcccgcaaaacaaaaacattgctGGATCGATTCTGACCATGGCGGCGGATGACTTGATCCAGCCGTCTGCCAGTTGGCTTCTTGACCGGTCCAAACAATCCGGCAGCTGGGGGGTAGATACGCCACGAGCACTCCTTGCCCTGTTGCGGGTCAGTGCTGATCGTTCCGGCTCTACGACGTCTGTCAACTGGGATGCCAATAGTGTGCAAGGATTGATCCTGCGACAACAATTTGATATTCagcttctcctttttctcctcaggttttttttttttgcctttcttctCCATAATTGAACGAGTTGCATTTTATCCAATCTATTATGAATGGTGCATAAAATTGAACTTTTATTCTTTCGCTCCCCGATCAAAAGGAATCAAGGATCAACTCCGCAGCAGGAACAAGCAAACACCCTGGAGCCAAGTCGCAGTCTTTTTGCACTAACTTTAACAGCCATGTGCCGCAACCCGAGGGATTTCTATGGACATGATATCCTCGgtaaaaagttttctttcgcCTCCAGCTGGCTACAGATATAAAAAGATCATAACGAGTTACTATTTaatatccctttttttttcatgcagcGCCCATTATGGCCCTGGAGGAAGACCACGATGGAGCCCTTTTGCAGCCTTTCACGTTCGCCTTTAATGCTCTGGCCGTTTGTGCCGGAGGCGGGCATCTCAAGCGGCGTCACGTAGTCAAGCTTCTCGAGTCCATCAATCAGTCGCCTTCCGAGACGCACAACATTGGTAAACAATCCTATTTACTTCACCCCCCTCAAGATCTATCGAATGTATATTGGTCATTAACTTTCGCTTAATTCCATCTCGCCGTCAAAACTTAATCATGATGTATGGCGTGTTAGCTCCgggtgtgtttcttttttaggtcAACAAaagttttatgtttttcttttttcgtttggtttgaTGTATTAGATTTACTGGCCATGGTCGTTTTGGCTACGTCTTGTCTGTACGAGAGCAGCCCAAAGTATCGCCATCTACAAGATTTTCTGGAACAGCCGTTGAAAATGATCGCAGCCCAACAACAAACGGATGGTTCATTCGAACATAACGTTGCAACAACAGCGTTGGCTATCCAAGCTTTGAAAATCCCTGGCCAACTGCTCAACGAGCAAACATCATCCAAACCAATAAGTTTGCCCGCATGGAGGCCAGACTTGACTGTCGACTGGCTCAGGAGCCAACAAAAGTCAGATGGCTCTTTTGGCGATTTGTTTACGACTAGCGAAGTTTTGCTGGCATTGGCAACCCAACCTGGTTATGGTTTCCTTTACAGTCAGTGCTCTAACCTTAATCAAACCGCTCAGCTGAACACGACCACTACTGAGAGCCCTTCAACTATTCCTTCAACCATTCCATCTGCAGGGCCATTAGGCGGCGATCCTTCTCAAAAGATTCGTTTCACTTACGTCGTAAACTGAAAATACtcttgtctttaaaaaaaaaatgcagtctTGATTATGTATACTTTGTAGATATGGATCGGCCAAAATCGATCAGAGATTCATGCGATTCAATTGACGATCCCAGTCAACAGTTCTTTCTACGAGGCCATGAAAATCGCAGCCGAAGCCGATCCCCATTTTGAATTCTCTGCTTCTATCTGGCCAAACGGACATTATATACACACTATTGGAGGTCACCGGGATCAGtatattggttttcatttttggctccTCTTTCGTATGCCATTCATGCCGGATCCTGCCAATCCGCCTTCGGTTATTGCGCCACATTACGTCGCACCAgcaggtttttcttttttcaaaataagtGTTCTACAATTTTagttgaaatttcatttttgttgctTTAGGTGTCGATGATTTATACCCACAAAATGgggattattttcttttctggtacAAGGACGTCTAAATATTCTTTTGGTGTTTCGTAACCCTCGTTGCGTCGTCTGCCATCTTGTTTAGAATTCTAGCAGAAGCACGAGAATCACTATGGCTTACACAATTTGATATCGTATTACCGTTCTCATTAGAACATTTTCATAATTAGACGTTAAAATGTCtcgtttcatttcaaagacttTTCTCGGTAGACGTCATCCAATTAATATTGACGCCCATACACATGCCATAGCCTAAAAGATGTCTTgcaaaataatacacaatgtGGAATCAGTCCCTTCTGGAAAACAAGCAAGGATAAAGCTTGTTATTCATATTATTAAGCTTTTCTGTCGTGAAAGTTTGTTCGGGTGGTGTTGCACGCTCTTCTACGATGCATGTATACATCAGCAGGGTTGGCAATTACAGAAAGCCTGTATGTTACCTTTCAACCTTCATCAATGTGAGTTCATTGTCTACTTTTGGGTAATATCAAACTTGATTCTTTTTGTTACTTTTGGACTTTCTTTACAGGTGCAATGTAGAATAACAGTACCGTTCATTAAATAAGAGCCATCTAAATGATTTACGTGAATTTTGTTGTCATAAAATGTTGGGAATCCTCATTTGGGTTGTCTCTTCAACAAGTCCATTAGGAACcattaattattaaatgaaaaagtcaTCTTAATTAAAAATGTAACTGAAATGAGGCTCATATACTTACGTACGTGTTGCATTATTTAATGTCTCGTTGTCATTGGCCAACGTATATAATCGGGATTGTTCTTAGACCACCAATTATCTTGATTATTCATATCTCTTTTAATGAATAATCTTTTCATTTAGGCCGTCTATTATGAAAATAAAGCAGCTTCTTGATAGGAATGTAATCGAAGGCGTAAGCCAACTGCAGTCGGCAGGCATACGTGGTTTGTACGAATTGGtattacatttcattttcaatgcCCGCCTTTAGCTTTTTCAGGACTTTCATCATGACAGCCTTGAAGATCGGTGACAGACGATGTGTTCACTGAAAGCCCAGCCCTAGCAAAACATCATCTGAACGCAGGACTAAATATCCCTTGTCGAAATTGGTTACGAAATGCTGGAAATGGACCATAGATTCTTCCATTAAGTATTTGTTTTCGACatttttatcttcattttcataTAAACGCAACGaatgattttgtttgtgtgtcttCTTTCCAAGGTCTGGAATGTATCAAGAGTTATACTGATAAACATCGGGCATGAAATGGATCAATTTTCTCGCAGTCAACAGTTCATAAAGTTCCATCCGGCTCCAGGGCCTAGAGCCGAAATATCACTGAGAAATATTTACACAGTCGTTTTATAAAGGTTATCTTTGAAGTCAAACGGCCTACCCCTGTTGAATATTTCCGTTTCCATAGGCAATTAAGAGGACTCACAGCGCTATGGATGCCAGTTTTCCAGCCTTTGACCGTATCCTTCGAAAGCATATAAAGGCATGAGTTTTCATGTGAAGAGCTTCATTCTCAAGCAGATCGATGGTCACCATGaagttgtttttcgttttgtgcTTCGCAACTTTGGCAGCAGCTACCAACTATCCTGCTCCACCACCCAAATCATCGCAACAAACTCCCTGCAGCCAGAGACAGAATCTTGATTGGGTGCGACAGAATGCCGAGAACCTGCTCTACCTGGAATATATGCGACGACAGGCATCGACAAACGACGAATGGCAATCGCAAATGGAAAGCAACGAGTACCAAACACGCCTAAACGAACTGCGTTCCATGAACGGAGGATGTGGCATGCCCCCAATGGAAGAAACGCCCATTTGTGGCGAATCCATGCCCTGTGGAAATAACGGCTGCAACTCTAATTGTGAATTTTATGGACAGAAAATTGCCGCGTTCCAGGCTGAGCTAAAACGTCAACGGCTCATGATCCAGCGTCTTTATTCACAGATCCTCGTCCTCTCGCAAAACGACAACTCGTGTGGATGTAAGCTGTGTCTTAAATCTCGATGttttaaagttttaaattCAACCATCTTCGATTAGCTTGTGGTGGACCTTCTCCGTGCGAAAGTCCTTGTGGAACATCTCCCTGTGAGACACCTTGCAACACTCCTAGGCCAAGTTGCGGTTCTTGCCAGCCACCAGCCATTCCAGGTCGTCCTGGTATAGGATATCCAGGACCCCAGGGTCCTCCGGGACCACCTGGCCCTCCAGGACCTCCGGCTTGCGAAGCTCCTGGAACAATGGGACCTAGGGGTCCACCTGGTATTTGACTAGAAGCTTCAAAAATTATGGAAAAATCATATTTCATTATCCGATGGTTGTCTCTTTAGGTCCACCCGGAAGAGATGGAACTCCTGGCCGTAACGGAATGGATGGTGAGCCGGGCACTTGCTCTTGCAATGATGGTGAGCCAGGAACTCCTGGAAAACCTGGTGACGACGGCCGACCTGGCCCTCCAGGTCCACCAGGAATTCCGGGTAATCCTGGCATGACGAACTCTTGCGTGACGCCACCGTGCCAACCAATTGTTCAAGTACCGCAGGTTCCAGTAAGCTGCTGCGGTGGTTCGCTGAACTGCAACGCTCCCGTAATACTATGctaatttaatcattttttttgttaaagaaaacaattaacaCGTTGCTTATGTTTTACGTAGTGTCCGTATCCTTGCCAATCGCCGCCATGTTATTATCCGCCACCAGCTCCTTGCGTCACCAACGATTGCAACCCTTATACAACGAAGACCAACTACATGATTGGTTGATTGCAAAAGCATTAGCACAGAGTAGCCCTCGTATTCCATTATCCTGCATAGAACTGGTAAAACCCGAAATAGTTTTACTCATTATTCATTTGGGTTTGATTAATCACTTACTTGTTTTAGCTGCTaatcaaaaatgattattaGAACTTGATTTGATTTTAGCCATTCCGTGTAAAACAGTGAATGTCATCCTGTATAGCTTATTCTTTTGTAGCCAGGTCCATCTGTGGTAAGACTAATACAACATCCTTTTTCtaacaacaattaaaaaattacagAAATATTATGCTAATTGGTGGATCGAGAGAAAACTTTGGAGATTTTTCAGGCCTTACCAGAATTTCGGATCTTCTACCAAAGTTGGGTAA
Encoded proteins:
- the LOC130704065 gene encoding uncharacterized protein CG3556-like yields the protein MDLTRRRTNCKPAGEMNIATCFVTISFLLCHLSSFPAAVMGAPQNKNIAGSILTMAADDLIQPSASWLLDRSKQSGSWGVDTPRALLALLRVSADRSGSTTSVNWDANSVQGLILRQQFDIQLLLFLLRNQGSTPQQEQANTLEPSRSLFALTLTAMCRNPRDFYGHDILAPIMALEEDHDGALLQPFTFAFNALAVCAGGGHLKRRHVVKLLESINQSPSETHNIDLLAMVVLATSCLYESSPKYRHLQDFLEQPLKMIAAQQQTDGSFEHNVATTALAIQALKIPGQLLNEQTSSKPISLPAWRPDLTVDWLRSQQKSDGSFGDLFTTSEVLLALATQPGYGFLYSQCSNLNQTAQLNTTTTESPSTIPSTIPSAGPLGGDPSQKIRFTYVIWIGQNRSEIHAIQLTIPVNSSFYEAMKIAAEADPHFEFSASIWPNGHYIHTIGGHRDQYIGFHFWLLFRMPFMPDPANPPSVIAPHYVAPAGVDDLYPQNGDYFLFWYKDV
- the LOC130704069 gene encoding cuticle collagen dpy-7-like; the encoded protein is MVTMKLFFVLCFATLAAATNYPAPPPKSSQQTPCSQRQNLDWVRQNAENLLYLEYMRRQASTNDEWQSQMESNEYQTRLNELRSMNGGCGMPPMEETPICGESMPCGNNGCNSNCEFYGQKIAAFQAELKRQRLMIQRLYSQILVLSQNDNSCGSCGGPSPCESPCGTSPCETPCNTPRPSCGSCQPPAIPGRPGIGYPGPQGPPGPPGPPGPPACEAPGTMGPRGPPGPPGRDGTPGRNGMDGEPGTCSCNDGEPGTPGKPGDDGRPGPPGPPGIPGNPGMTNSCVTPPCQPIVQVPQVPVSCCGGSLNCNAPCPYPCQSPPCYYPPPAPCVTNDCNPYTTKTNYMIG